In Mycolicibacterium lutetiense, the sequence GGCACACTGGTGACCGGTGCCGGACCGCACGCCGGGGACAAGAGCCTCGATCGCGTGGTGCCGCGCCTGGAGGTCGAGATCACCACGCTGGTCCACATGCATTCGTCCCTGCTGGTCGCCTACCTGGCGCTGATCGTCGCGCTGGGATTCGGACTCACCGCGGTACGGGCACCACGCCCCGTCATGGTCCGACTCGGTGCCCTGGTGGCATTGGTGTGCGCACAGGGTCTGATCGGGATCGTGCAGTTCTACACTGGGATTCCCGCGGTCCTGGTCGCCGTGCACGTCGCCGGGGCGGCCGTGTGCACCGCGGCCACCGCAGCGCTGTGGGCCTCGATGCGTGACCGGGTGGAACCCAGCGGCTAGAACCCGCGGCGCGACAGCGGGCCCAGCCCGAAGCGCTCCAGCGCACCCTCGACACCCACTGCGAATTGCCGCTCGGCGTCCTTCCTGTCGTTCTGGTCGAGCTGCCCGAATCCCAGTCCGGGCTCGACCAGCTCCAGCTCCAGCAGGCGCGCATCCTCCGGGCCGCCGATCACATCGACCCGCGCGTACAGCAGATCCTGCGGCTGAAGGTCGAACATGCGGAGCACCGCGTCGATCGCGAGGCGGCCCACCTCCCAGACCTCGTCATCGGGAGCGGCCGGTGACAACGATTCCTCGGCATAGGTACCGGTCTCCTCGAATGCGGGTGACCGTCCGGCCGGCGGCAGGATCGGGGCCTTGGTGAACGCGTGAGACTCCTCACCGCCCAAGAACACCAGCGCCGTCTCACCGTCCGCGATCCGCGGGTCATACGGCTGCACCAGCACCGCGCGGCCGGCGGCCTGCAGCGCCGCGGCGTGGGCCAGGGCCGCTGAGGCATCGATGAAGCGCTGCGCGCCGGTCGAGCCGGCGCCCACCGCGGGCTTCACCACGACTTCGCCATCGGGCACGCTGACCAGCTCGTCGGCCTCGAAATAGCCGGTCGGCACCACCGGAACCCCCATGCGGTGCAGATCCTTGAGGTACCGCTTGTCGGTGTTCCACTCCACGATTCGCGCCGGATTGATCAGGTGCGGCACCGACCGGACCCAGGTCAGGAACTCACCCAGGCGCTCGGTGTAATCCCAGGTGG encodes:
- a CDS encoding ATP-grasp domain-containing protein; its protein translation is MKLARPDVFHPRIVLAGCAALPEGDGDDAGLVRALRNRGLHARWLPWDDPETLNADLVILRATWDYTERLGEFLTWVRSVPHLINPARIVEWNTDKRYLKDLHRMGVPVVPTGYFEADELVSVPDGEVVVKPAVGAGSTGAQRFIDASAALAHAAALQAAGRAVLVQPYDPRIADGETALVFLGGEESHAFTKAPILPPAGRSPAFEETGTYAEESLSPAAPDDEVWEVGRLAIDAVLRMFDLQPQDLLYARVDVIGGPEDARLLELELVEPGLGFGQLDQNDRKDAERQFAVGVEGALERFGLGPLSRRGF